The Raphanus sativus cultivar WK10039 unplaced genomic scaffold, ASM80110v3 Scaffold0463, whole genome shotgun sequence DNA window CACTCCATCAGCTCCAGCAAcagcttcctcttcttcctccatttCGTTCTGATTCTCCTCCCCCAAGTCTTGTGCTTCTTCCTCCATTTCATTCTGAATCTCCTCTCCCAACTCCTGTGCTTCTTCCTCCATTTCATTCTGATTCTCCTCTCCCAACTCCTGTGCTTCTTCCTCCATTTCATTCTGATTCTCCTCCCCCAACTCCTGTGCTTCTTCCACCATTTCATCTGAGACTGCTCTGGTTGTTATATGTTCGATGAATTGCTCTTCATCTGCAACCTCCATTTCTACATCTGTCTGCTTCTTCGCACGCTTGGGCACACGCTTGGGCACACGCTTGTTCCTCTGGTTTCCCATCTTAGTTCACTCCTGCTGAAATAGAAAAGAGTTGGTAAGTATCAAAGAAAATCAGATGtaagaaacaaacaacaaacaagaATTAGATACTTccaaaacacaaacaaacaacacGCAAAACACACTCAAAGCAACTGATCAGAAATAGATAATTCCATAACACAATTCACATACACAGATTCCTGCCCATTATCTTATATCCCACCTTCtccaataaacaaaaaaaatcagattatGGGCAGGAATCTGGAATCACAACTTCTccaatataaacaaaaaatcaagTTATGGCCATCATCCAAAAAATCACAACTTATGGCCATCATCCAAAAAATCACAACTTCTCCTTTTCAAACATATATTCCTTCACAGTCAGCTCTGGCATTTCTAGATTCATCAACTAAATCATCAACATCCATGGCCACTACTGCTGGCATTGGACCAACATCCAAATGTCCATCCTCAGCATCTTCCTCACGGTATCTTCTTGTAGGCCCTCTCATAGCTACATACCAACTTGATGACTCATCTACTCTTGAGTAAAAGACTTGCTTTGCTTGTGAGGCGAGGATGTATGGATCTCTAGCATAAGCCATTTGACTTTGGTTGAGGTTCACTAGTGTGAAGCCATCTTCTACCTTGACTCCGTTACCTATATTTGCCCACTGACAGCGAAATACAGGAATGTAAAATGTATTGTAATCGATCAGCAGAATCTCCAACACTCTGCCATAGTATGTTACCAAGTCAACCATCTGCGAAGTATCTTTTGCACTTGATCTACACATAGCTGTTGCCTCATATAGAACACCACTGTTCTGGCTTTGTCTGTCAACTGAAATCGTGTGGAACCGCAGACCATTAACTATGTAACCAGTGTAAGACCTAGAGCTAACACGAGGTCCGTAGGCCAGCCATTTGAGTGTCTCGTCGTGATGGTCTGAGCTAATAGGTATCTATAAAAAGATATGTTGTGTCAATACATATGTATAGCCAAAGCCAGGAAACTAAATTGTTGATCATATTATGAGAACTACCTGCTCTTTTAACCAAGAAGCAAATTTCTGTGAATGCATTCTCCATAATATTGTTGCATCACGTCTACATTTTTCATTAGTGTCTTGTAGATGCTGTAGATGCATGCTTCAAAAGGATTCAAACAGAGTATTAGCAACTTAATAAACTAACAACCCGCAGTAACTACAAAACAAAAAGTAGCTTTGAAAGACTTACTCCACATAAGGTTCGACGATAGTCATATTCTGAATCACAGCAAGATGTACAATGCTCATATCCTTCTCAGAAAGAACACAACAAGTGCCAGCAGATATTGGACGACCTTCAAGAATAGAGCTACTCTCATACTCAGCGTTTCTATCAGGTTTCTCCTCATAACCTGTTGTTTTTTTCAAGAACTGACTGCAAAACCTAACACATTCCTCTGCGAGATACGCTTCAGCAATACAACCCTCTGGCCTTGCAAGGTTTCTGACAAAGTCTTTCAGCACCTTCATGAATCTCTCAAATGGGTACATCCAACGGAAATGAACTGGTCCACATAACCGAGCTTCCCTGCCTAGATGAACTACCAAATGCACCATTATATCAAAGAAACTTGGAGGAAAAAAACGCTCAAACATGCAGAGTGTTTCCACAATTTCCTCCTCCATTGCTGTAATTTTGTCTACATCAATTACCCGCTGACAGAGATGATGGAAGAAAGCACAGAGGCGTCGAATAGCTATCCTAACACCTTTAGGTAATAACCCTGTCCAAATTATAAATGGAGAAGCTGTTGCATCAGGACATCTAAATCTTGACTAATACAAAGTTTAAAGACTCAGTTGATACCTCTGATAGCAACCGGAAGAAGCTGTTGCATCAATACATGGTAATCATGTGATTTCAACCCTGATATCTTAGATTCTTCCAACTTCACACACCTTGATATATTTGAGCAATAACCATCCGGACCTCTGAAGTCTGATAACCGCTTGCAGAATACTTTTTTCTCTTTGCTGGACAGAGACCAAGGAGCTGGAGGAAGGTATGTTCTTTTTCCACGGGGTTGAGGATGTAAATCCTTCCTAATGCCAAGCAGTTCTAGATCTTTCCTCGCGTTAAGACCGTCTTTAGATTTTCCACAATGCAACAATGTTGCTATAAGGCTTGCAGCAACATTTCTTTCCACGTGCATAACGTCTAAGTTGTGTCTTACCGGTAGATCctatacaaaacaaacaaagataaTAGTGTCAAAGAAAGGTGGTGACTGCACAGGTCATAAAAACTGATATCTCTTCAGATTAGAAACATACCTCCCAATAAGGTAACTTGAAAAAGACTGACCGCTTCTTCCATCTAGATAGCTCTTCCTCATCAactgcttcttcctcttcctcttcctctgaaTCACTGGATTCATCATCCGTATTGGAGTCTGATCCAACCGTCTCATTAATCTTCCTCTTCCTTCCAGTTACTTTCACTTTTCCAAAATCATTCTTGTAGTTTCTGAGTATATGACTTATGTTATGACCACTCAGAATTCTACCTTTTTTCCCATGCTCTGCTTTCCCATCAAACCAAGCTTTCTTTCCTCGATAAGGATGTGTGGGAGGAAGACCTTTCCGGTGGGACATATAAACGTGCTTCCTGCAGTTAGTCAACCACATCGTGTCTGTGTTTTTCCCACACACTGGACAACCCATTTTCCCCTTTACTTTGCAGCCTGCGAGattaccatatgctggaaaatccTGAATGGTCCAGAGAAGCATTGCTCTTAATGTGAAAGTCGTGTGGCTGACTGCATCATACGTTACCTCTCCTTTCTCCCACAGGTGGTTAAGATCCTCTATAAGCGGTTCTAAGTACACATCAATGTTGTTACCAGGTTGGGTTGGACCAGGAATGAGCAACGACAACATGATGTTCTCCTCCTTCATACACTTTTCAGGTGACAGGTTGTAAATGACAAGCAAAACGGGCCAGCAACTGTAGTTCACATTCTTCATGCTGAAAGGATTGAACCCATCAGTGGACAGCCCAAG harbors:
- the LOC130502237 gene encoding uncharacterized protein LOC130502237 isoform X2; this translates as MSLNRRADPDYERGAWEFVRSVAADLRESELIICPCIDCRNVDRHSASVIVDHLVTRGMDLSYKMREDWYHHGEVISGTDSRSSASEKSNEILGLYQAAAYVDEEFLRHGDLSEVAEGEDKAEDEFLAKLADAETPLYPSCGNHSKLSAIVSLFRIKTQNGWSDRSFDLLLETLPQMLPKDNVLHTSLYEVKRFLRSFDMGYEKIHACVNDCCLFRKEFEKLDKCPKCNASRWKSNLRTGDVKKGIPQKVLRYFPIIPRLKRMFRSEDMSKDLRWHFSNKSTDGKSRHPVDSVTWDQMNDRYPSFAAEERNLRLGLSTDGFNPFSMKNVNYSCWPVLLVIYNLSPEKCMKEENIMLSLLIPGPTQPGNNIDVYLEPLIEDLNHLWEKGEVTYDAVSHTTFTLRAMLLWTIQDFPAYGNLAGCKVKGKMGCPVCGKNTDTMWLTNCRKHVYMSHRKGLPPTHPYRGKKAWFDGKAEHGKKGRILSGHNISHILRNYKNDFGKVKVTGRKRKINETVGSDSNTDDESSDSEEEEEEEAVDEEELSRWKKRSVFFKLPYWEDLPVRHNLDVMHVERNVAASLIATLLHCGKSKDGLNARKDLELLGIRKDLHPQPRGKRTYLPPAPWSLSSKEKKVFCKRLSDFRGPDGYCSNISRCVKLEESKISGLKSHDYHVLMQQLLPVAIRGIN
- the LOC130502238 gene encoding uncharacterized protein LOC130502238, whose product is MEEEIVETLCMFERFFPPSFFDIMVHLVVHLGREARLCGPVHFRWMYPFERFMKVLKDFVRNLARPEGCIAEAYLAEECVRFCSQFLKKTTGYEEKPDRNAEYESSSILEGRPISAGTCCVLSEKDMSIVHLAVIQNMTIVEPYVDMHLQHLQDTNEKCRRDATILWRMHSQKFASWLKEQIPISSDHHDETLKWLAYGPRVSSRSYTGYIVNGLRFHTISVDRQSQNSGVLYEATAMCRSSAKDTSQMVDLVTYYGRVLEILLIDYNTFYIPVFRCQWANIGNGVKVEDGFTLVNLNQSQMAYARDPYILASQAKQVFYSRVDESSSWYVAMRGPTRRYREEDAEDGHLDVGPMPAVVAMDVDDLVDESRNARADCEGIYV